The bacterium genome window below encodes:
- the def gene encoding peptide deformylase — protein MNELRIYPDPILRNKAREIKDFDPEKLQYVIQIMEEVIKEHEAVGIAAPQIGILEQIILANRGDGCISIINPKIVESKGNDILEEGCLSLPGVGIEITRPNFVVIKGIDEYGKEKIIQATDLLARVLQHEIDHLNGILIIDKLSPVERVKFDIGWRRREYEKRPPSRIL, from the coding sequence ATGAATGAACTACGAATATATCCCGACCCTATATTAAGAAATAAAGCACGAGAGATTAAAGATTTTGACCCAGAAAAACTACAGTATGTGATTCAAATAATGGAGGAAGTGATAAAAGAGCATGAGGCTGTGGGAATTGCAGCACCACAAATTGGAATACTTGAACAAATAATACTTGCTAACAGAGGGGATGGATGTATAAGTATTATAAATCCAAAAATTGTGGAATCCAAGGGTAATGATATACTTGAAGAGGGATGTCTTTCGTTACCCGGAGTTGGAATTGAAATAACACGGCCAAATTTTGTTGTGATTAAAGGGATTGATGAATATGGTAAAGAAAAAATAATACAAGCAACAGATCTTTTGGCGAGAGTACTACAGCATGAGATAGACCATCTGAATGGGATTCTTATAATTGATAAACTTAGTCCTGTTGAGAGAGTAAAATTTGATATAGGTTGGAGAAGGAGGGAATATGAAAAGAGACCTCCATCCAGAATACTATGA
- the argF gene encoding ornithine carbamoyltransferase — MKKDFISIKDLNKTDLETLFSLAERLKKLRLKHKRLLDNKVFALIFEKPSLRTRVTFETGIYELGGNSIYLSQKDIGIGSRETVKDIAQNLSKWISGIIARVFTHQTLVDLAIYASIPVINALSDLEHPCQALADLFTIKEKFNKFDGLKFAYIGDGNNVCHSLMLGAKIVGLNMWVASPKGYEPMNDYIKLSSAKIVNDPIEAVNNANVVYTDVWVSMGQEEERKQRLKVFKNFQVNFKLLKHAKPNCLIMHCLPAHRGEEITSEVIDSQNSIVIDQAANRLHIQKALLIKLFAPSNIKSKQLTI, encoded by the coding sequence GTGAAAAAAGATTTTATTTCTATTAAAGATTTAAATAAAACCGACCTTGAAACCCTATTTTCACTTGCTGAGAGACTTAAAAAACTAAGACTAAAGCACAAAAGACTACTTGATAACAAAGTATTTGCACTTATATTTGAAAAACCGTCTCTAAGAACAAGGGTAACATTTGAAACAGGAATATATGAACTTGGAGGCAACTCCATTTATCTTTCACAAAAAGACATAGGAATTGGCTCACGTGAGACAGTGAAGGATATAGCACAAAATCTATCAAAATGGATATCCGGGATAATAGCAAGAGTTTTTACTCATCAAACTTTAGTAGACTTAGCCATATACGCAAGTATTCCAGTGATAAATGCACTTTCTGACCTTGAACACCCTTGCCAGGCACTTGCTGACCTGTTTACAATAAAGGAAAAATTTAATAAATTTGATGGACTAAAATTTGCCTACATCGGAGACGGCAACAATGTATGTCACTCATTAATGCTTGGTGCGAAGATAGTTGGGCTCAATATGTGGGTCGCAAGTCCAAAGGGATATGAGCCAATGAATGATTATATAAAACTAAGTTCCGCTAAAATTGTGAATGACCCTATTGAAGCTGTCAATAATGCAAATGTTGTATACACAGATGTTTGGGTTTCGATGGGACAGGAAGAAGAAAGAAAACAAAGACTAAAAGTATTTAAGAATTTCCAGGTAAACTTTAAACTTTTGAAGCATGCGAAACCAAATTGTCTTATAATGCATTGTTTACCAGCACATCGGGGTGAAGAAATAACATCTGAAGTTATAGATTCACAAAATTCAATAGTCATTGATCAGGCAGCTAACCGCTTACATATTCAAAAAGCACTACTTATCAAATTATTTGCCCCATCTAACATTAAATCCAAACAACTAACTATATAA
- a CDS encoding alpha/beta fold hydrolase, with protein sequence MKRLIGLVLPIAALRLNAADIPIIFVHGHKSEADTVAGFKTWNPHDYTTVMQKILNSHYDGYTAGLPLNCCENTELQPTPDAKRIYNFSYYHPQGNPGVIGLSEQKVKVYIYYDGAGRKRVSAPYMEGYPPDPYDHIEWWPRYLPKPMEPSDFVAWNRTFIESWNTGRFAKRLADFIDKVLTKTGATKVDIVAHSMGGLVARVAIKNYGCRSKVRKLLMVATPNHPFNNPLETTLFYMFSGDKDWQKDGEDLEMNANLFGGDQEFIDLWNGEDMLWHDWLGYDNYISGGMSVIRGERKHKKIAGVLTGPDDGVVDISQAYLASATFNPIIYASHGHSEPHDYVVYEDIGASGELSLTECTYTTEFIKKWMIDDDVVINGAFQRCPVIYPSQQTITPPQTVLRIDLNAYEYSNVLSILAKLKPEFETWVGIPTHNCTPGTPGNPVFSLSRPSQNGYYTLEVHTYDMEGEIYYFLEEDSLTKYLYGNGESFQLQLQNPIGGEVLTAGESYTVRWWSNDMAISQHLYYSLDSGVSWQHFLSSNTNDEQQREADWYPPQVVTYNAKIKLEFSLDANHTFSRTSGSFTILAHPYNLVARAISENSIELCWNNPVTVSVSIDSIQIYRKPALDGTDEYGRIDKVLDGTSFYTDNTVERGITYYYKVRAYVGSWESPFSDEKSATTPWLSAPTEVTAAGISFDKVKLTWRDNSNYEEKYAIWREIAGKSDTLIWVDANPGTGQMEFIDNNLLPGTTYRYRIAAYETVHGFSDTTYSKYARTFPVATAFQNGRKLATFDNLICMVYAMDGKIWYKESSNGGENWSITCLSGELLNCTHPAIAITSSGTRFVVWTQYDPTNPNRGWVYRVYSNDGIIWEEPFLLINRWETITPPSIAIGRGDTVHMALTYRQVAKKLDKVDPTVLYMRVFPEPEGEDVYYPDFPIVPIYACVAIDLRGIPHVVWQQEGKICTSKRTGYHKWTKPETISGSCRNCQFPSATSDASGRLFCIWQAGSKLYLSTCSDGISWTAPLPIASVSLDVSTFPVISTWDGNLYVAWNDIEQDNFEIYMSEKKVNEDWLVPINISNTHENSTFPHIALSPGNFYSMWTEGNEPPFEIKFEKMLVAPEVTLIYPNGGEHLEIGKTYTITWDIKNHIKEQKLEYTTDGVTWYPIATITDPNLHSYDWKVPELPSDNCRVRITVTNAIGNTALDESDANFSICYLTSDIAEATGYNNQRKLAIDSQDNLHLVFSDDNIVRYARSTDYGQSWSDKVVIGNGRFPALAVDNVGKKNTCWINREGSEDVLYYCKNFGEPQELLRMATGILVGGFAPPAIVVDDNDWVHIALKTVKLVEQGFEYVIRYRTFPVGHPEGTDWETVASYLTWVEPKPLTSPSVDIDEYQRPHIAFTFPIEEEENTIYYAVKIGGSWTSRDIAKGSHPSMEIWDGYTNVVWQGEDTEIYHIMGRIKPDGIGWSRIRKISDSPYYASVYPVIVGGCEVLWSEEQPDKSYQIYENHFNGIGWEGPHDIDGIHTMTNECFPQADIEVIQPHPGVIGWKLHYVYTSGNEAPYEIRYGSKDVFVPYLFSSKITEDTEWTRDVYITGDVIIDSGVTLTIKPGVKIWASPWSDDQSSGVDAGRCEIIVNGALLAVGTESDSIRFTSATETPVVGDWYGIRFSVHAQGELDYCMVEYASTGIRCDGSSPIITHNTIEQNAIGIDIKNSSPIIRANTIQLNRSYGIYCWNSSAIIDSNFIYKNSMAISDSTKLKFEPQLTTDVHRYKSMDLGRFTPINGFFPRSDTIEFEGTGIYAYESNLTLTNNKIVDNFKGIYTGGYTRGRYEGNMVKDNVWHGLDITSPMGFALEIKNNTFINNGWYQYPEPLAGLSLGFREFSIDSSWAIVTGNEFTDNHIGVSVRRYGENPSGAFYACIKGNKFEHNLYGVHSFGAKIPRLRSVLTGNIITDCDSVGVWFSFAYDSGLIDLGNLIDADTTNQGMNQIYNNDCWNIYVDRCPYVTMAQGNNWVTTCKAAEIDAKIYDDNENPACGPVDFSYFYTWGPIEADTTFSGIVSIGGELIVPADKTLTIEPGTTVRFAAGIEPLTGLSVEGRLNAMGTEDSPIMFTSDAAIPKADDWQGITFRTTDKHGCEHKITQIMGTQITQLIDTEETEIQLQIADCKLQNAKMGTQIMDTEETELNSLPVSQLISLLETKSDPKEKIKDCIVEYAYRGISVLDKDRKLEVQKCRISDCLDAGVYSLANQLSLMQNTIVHNGRGIWVDKGKTEVKSSIITNSWDAGVYATNTAVVDVKNDTLLSNATGLWYTNGSSGEVKNSTIMDNETGILTSGSSSPSVKLTNIVDNTSYGVYIDERSQPNLGDKNANKESRNVIHNNSKYDVYNNTPNTIWAQRNYWGTMDLDEIKTHIFDYYDNSALGKVIFEPLWSGPDNPGGANQVIASDIKGSNNQYTDPEAALGTPDGGFVSLGVGGWIVLEMGTTIVDGPCADFTVYEGAGEELNESFYIFGSNDTISWTPLGSGIGTASFDLSGSGLSQVKYIKIVDDGDGDSLSSAPGYDLDAVVAINGPPAGIEESQLSVLNIQNLFQVSPNPFGSEAKIRFGLPKKGVVSLKIYDISGRLVKTLVNSKKEPGYYNVSFDAKGLATGIYFAKFEAGGGYTKTEKLILMH encoded by the coding sequence ATGAAACGATTAATTGGTCTAGTTTTACCAATTGCTGCACTTAGATTAAACGCAGCAGATATACCTATTATCTTTGTACATGGACACAAATCAGAGGCTGACACAGTTGCAGGGTTTAAAACATGGAATCCTCACGACTATACCACAGTAATGCAAAAAATCCTTAATTCACATTATGATGGGTATACTGCAGGTTTACCTCTTAACTGTTGCGAAAATACAGAACTTCAGCCTACGCCTGATGCAAAGCGAATATATAACTTTTCTTACTACCATCCTCAAGGAAATCCTGGAGTTATAGGGCTTTCAGAACAAAAGGTAAAGGTTTATATATACTATGATGGGGCAGGTCGAAAGAGAGTCTCTGCCCCTTATATGGAGGGGTATCCTCCTGACCCGTATGACCATATTGAATGGTGGCCAAGGTACTTACCAAAACCTATGGAGCCGAGTGATTTTGTGGCCTGGAATAGAACGTTCATTGAGAGTTGGAACACTGGAAGATTTGCAAAAAGGCTTGCAGATTTTATTGATAAAGTACTAACTAAAACTGGAGCTACAAAAGTTGATATAGTAGCACACTCAATGGGTGGGCTTGTAGCGAGAGTGGCAATAAAGAACTATGGGTGTAGATCAAAAGTAAGAAAGTTACTGATGGTAGCTACACCTAATCATCCATTCAATAATCCATTAGAGACTACTCTATTTTATATGTTTTCAGGTGACAAAGATTGGCAGAAAGATGGTGAAGATTTGGAAATGAATGCAAATCTATTTGGTGGAGACCAAGAATTTATAGACCTATGGAATGGTGAAGATATGTTATGGCATGATTGGTTAGGCTACGATAATTATATATCAGGCGGAATGAGTGTGATAAGGGGAGAACGTAAGCACAAGAAGATTGCCGGAGTATTGACAGGTCCTGATGATGGTGTGGTTGATATATCGCAGGCCTATCTTGCCAGTGCAACATTTAATCCCATAATCTATGCAAGCCACGGGCACTCGGAACCTCATGATTACGTTGTATATGAAGATATTGGTGCAAGTGGTGAGCTTTCTCTCACCGAATGTACCTACACTACTGAGTTTATCAAGAAGTGGATGATAGATGATGATGTGGTAATAAATGGTGCATTTCAAAGGTGTCCTGTGATATATCCTTCACAACAAACTATCACTCCTCCGCAAACAGTGCTTCGTATAGATCTTAATGCATACGAATATTCAAATGTTCTATCAATTTTAGCTAAATTAAAACCAGAATTTGAGACTTGGGTAGGTATACCTACTCATAATTGTACACCTGGGACGCCAGGGAATCCCGTATTTTCTTTATCACGTCCTTCTCAAAATGGATATTATACTTTGGAAGTTCACACATATGATATGGAGGGCGAAATATATTACTTTTTAGAAGAAGACTCGCTTACTAAATATCTGTATGGCAACGGTGAATCCTTCCAGTTGCAACTCCAAAATCCTATTGGGGGTGAAGTTTTAACTGCAGGCGAGTCCTACACTGTGAGGTGGTGGAGTAACGACATGGCTATTTCACAACATCTTTATTATTCACTTGATAGCGGTGTCTCTTGGCAACATTTTCTAAGCTCCAATACAAATGATGAGCAACAACGAGAAGCTGATTGGTATCCACCACAGGTTGTTACTTATAATGCAAAGATTAAGCTTGAATTCTCTCTCGACGCCAATCATACATTTTCAAGAACAAGCGGCAGTTTCACCATCTTAGCCCATCCATACAATCTTGTAGCTCGTGCCATCTCAGAAAACTCAATCGAATTATGTTGGAATAATCCCGTCACCGTATCTGTATCAATTGATAGTATCCAAATATACCGTAAGCCTGCCCTTGATGGAACAGATGAATATGGACGCATTGATAAGGTGCTCGATGGAACAAGTTTTTACACTGATAATACTGTTGAGCGTGGTATAACTTATTATTACAAAGTAAGAGCATATGTAGGAAGTTGGGAATCTCCTTTCTCTGATGAAAAATCTGCTACTACACCATGGCTTTCTGCGCCTACTGAAGTTACAGCTGCTGGGATATCGTTTGATAAGGTAAAACTTACTTGGCGAGACAATTCTAATTATGAAGAAAAGTATGCTATTTGGCGTGAAATAGCAGGTAAAAGTGACACTCTTATCTGGGTAGATGCAAACCCTGGGACAGGCCAAATGGAGTTTATAGACAATAATCTATTACCCGGGACTACCTATCGATATAGGATAGCCGCATATGAGACGGTTCACGGCTTTTCAGATACAACTTATTCTAAATATGCACGCACATTTCCTGTTGCTACTGCTTTTCAAAACGGGCGAAAGCTTGCCACTTTTGACAACTTGATATGTATGGTATATGCTATGGATGGTAAAATTTGGTATAAGGAATCATCAAATGGAGGAGAAAATTGGAGTATTACCTGTCTCAGTGGTGAATTACTTAATTGCACTCATCCTGCTATTGCAATAACTTCATCGGGCACAAGATTTGTAGTATGGACACAGTATGACCCTACTAATCCTAACAGAGGTTGGGTCTATCGTGTATATAGTAATGATGGTATTATTTGGGAAGAGCCATTTCTTCTCATTAATAGATGGGAAACTATAACCCCTCCTTCAATCGCAATAGGGCGGGGTGATACAGTTCATATGGCACTTACTTATCGGCAAGTAGCTAAAAAATTGGATAAAGTTGATCCAACAGTATTGTATATGCGAGTATTCCCTGAGCCTGAGGGAGAAGATGTTTACTACCCTGATTTTCCAATTGTCCCAATATATGCATGTGTGGCAATAGATTTAAGAGGAATTCCACATGTAGTCTGGCAACAAGAAGGTAAGATATGCACTAGTAAACGGACTGGTTACCACAAGTGGACAAAGCCAGAAACTATTTCTGGTAGCTGTAGGAATTGTCAATTTCCTTCAGCTACATCTGACGCTTCAGGTAGACTATTTTGTATATGGCAGGCAGGTTCAAAATTATATCTTTCAACCTGTAGTGATGGGATTAGTTGGACTGCCCCTTTACCTATTGCATCTGTTTCACTTGATGTTTCGACTTTTCCTGTAATCTCCACTTGGGATGGAAATCTATATGTCGCATGGAATGATATTGAGCAAGATAATTTTGAAATTTATATGAGTGAAAAGAAAGTAAATGAGGATTGGTTGGTACCAATTAATATCAGCAATACTCATGAGAACTCTACCTTTCCTCACATAGCTTTATCTCCTGGAAATTTTTATTCGATGTGGACAGAAGGTAACGAACCACCTTTTGAAATTAAGTTTGAGAAGATGCTTGTGGCACCTGAAGTTACTCTTATTTATCCTAATGGTGGTGAACATTTAGAGATTGGTAAGACTTATACAATTACATGGGATATAAAGAACCATATAAAAGAACAGAAGCTTGAGTATACAACTGATGGTGTAACTTGGTATCCAATTGCTACAATTACTGACCCAAATCTGCATTCTTATGATTGGAAAGTTCCTGAACTTCCTTCTGATAACTGTAGAGTGAGAATTACCGTTACAAATGCGATTGGAAATACTGCTTTAGATGAGAGTGATGCTAATTTCTCAATCTGCTATCTAACTTCCGATATTGCGGAGGCGACTGGATATAATAATCAGCGGAAGTTGGCAATTGATTCACAGGATAATCTACATTTGGTTTTTTCCGATGATAATATAGTCAGGTATGCAAGGAGTACCGATTACGGTCAATCTTGGTCAGATAAGGTAGTAATTGGAAATGGTAGATTCCCTGCTTTAGCCGTTGATAATGTGGGTAAAAAGAATACATGCTGGATAAATAGGGAAGGGTCAGAGGATGTGCTTTATTATTGTAAAAATTTTGGTGAGCCACAAGAACTATTGAGGATGGCAACGGGTATATTAGTGGGAGGGTTTGCGCCGCCAGCAATTGTGGTTGATGATAATGATTGGGTACACATAGCTCTTAAGACTGTAAAACTTGTTGAGCAAGGGTTTGAATATGTAATCAGGTATAGAACATTTCCTGTAGGTCATCCAGAAGGTACTGATTGGGAGACTGTAGCTTCTTATCTTACATGGGTTGAGCCTAAACCTTTGACATCACCATCAGTTGATATTGATGAATATCAGAGGCCTCATATAGCGTTTACATTTCCTATAGAGGAAGAAGAAAATACTATCTATTATGCAGTTAAAATTGGTGGTAGCTGGACTTCAAGAGATATTGCAAAAGGTAGTCATCCATCGATGGAGATATGGGACGGGTATACTAATGTTGTGTGGCAAGGAGAAGATACAGAGATCTATCATATAATGGGAAGGATTAAGCCTGATGGTATAGGTTGGTCACGTATACGCAAAATAAGTGATAGCCCATATTATGCAAGTGTGTATCCAGTGATTGTTGGTGGTTGTGAGGTTCTTTGGAGCGAAGAGCAACCCGATAAAAGTTACCAAATATACGAAAACCACTTTAATGGTATAGGCTGGGAAGGTCCTCATGATATAGATGGAATACATACTATGACTAATGAATGCTTTCCACAAGCAGATATAGAAGTGATTCAACCTCATCCTGGTGTTATTGGCTGGAAGCTACACTATGTCTATACTTCAGGTAATGAGGCACCTTATGAAATAAGATATGGGTCAAAGGATGTATTTGTGCCTTATCTTTTCTCAAGCAAAATTACAGAAGATACAGAATGGACTCGTGATGTTTATATCACAGGCGATGTAATAATTGATAGTGGTGTCACACTCACTATAAAACCAGGGGTAAAGATTTGGGCTTCACCTTGGAGTGATGACCAGAGTAGTGGAGTAGATGCTGGGAGATGTGAAATAATAGTAAATGGTGCACTTTTGGCAGTAGGAACTGAGAGTGATTCAATAAGATTTACATCGGCGACTGAAACTCCCGTTGTGGGCGATTGGTATGGGATAAGATTTAGCGTTCATGCACAGGGTGAGCTTGATTACTGTATGGTTGAATATGCGTCTACTGGGATTAGGTGCGATGGCTCATCTCCTATCATCACTCATAACACTATTGAACAAAATGCTATTGGGATTGATATCAAGAATTCCAGTCCAATTATAAGAGCTAATACTATCCAGCTAAATAGGAGTTATGGGATATATTGTTGGAATTCCAGTGCTATAATTGATTCTAATTTTATATACAAGAACTCAATGGCTATATCTGATTCAACTAAACTCAAATTTGAGCCACAGCTAACCACAGATGTGCACAGATATAAAAGCATGGATTTAGGCAGATTTACACCGATAAATGGATTCTTTCCGAGGTCTGATACTATAGAGTTTGAGGGTACAGGTATTTATGCATATGAGTCTAATCTCACTCTCACCAATAATAAGATAGTAGATAACTTCAAGGGAATTTACACTGGTGGTTATACAAGAGGCAGGTATGAAGGCAACATGGTAAAGGACAATGTCTGGCATGGTCTTGATATTACATCACCTATGGGGTTTGCGTTGGAGATAAAAAACAATACATTTATCAACAATGGTTGGTACCAATACCCGGAGCCACTTGCTGGTCTCTCTTTAGGGTTTAGGGAATTCTCAATAGATTCCTCTTGGGCTATTGTTACAGGGAATGAATTTACTGATAACCATATTGGAGTCAGTGTTAGGAGATATGGTGAGAATCCTAGTGGTGCATTCTACGCTTGTATAAAAGGGAACAAATTTGAGCATAATCTTTATGGAGTCCATTCTTTTGGGGCTAAGATACCAAGGTTAAGGTCTGTCCTTACAGGTAATATTATCACTGACTGTGATAGTGTAGGTGTATGGTTTTCATTCGCATATGATAGTGGTCTAATTGACCTTGGCAATCTTATTGATGCTGACACCACAAATCAAGGGATGAACCAGATATACAATAATGACTGTTGGAATATTTATGTAGATAGATGTCCATATGTTACAATGGCACAGGGTAATAATTGGGTGACTACTTGTAAGGCAGCTGAGATAGATGCTAAGATTTATGATGATAATGAGAACCCGGCTTGTGGGCCAGTTGACTTCAGTTATTTCTATACCTGGGGGCCTATTGAGGCTGATACTACTTTCTCTGGTATTGTATCTATTGGGGGTGAACTTATAGTACCTGCGGATAAGACATTGACTATAGAGCCTGGGACGACAGTTAGGTTTGCGGCAGGTATTGAACCACTTACAGGGTTAAGTGTTGAAGGTAGATTGAATGCCATGGGAACTGAAGATAGTCCGATTATGTTTACATCTGATGCAGCTATACCAAAGGCTGATGATTGGCAGGGAATTACATTTAGAACCACGGATAAACACGGATGTGAACACAAAATTACACAGATTATGGGGACACAGATTACACAGCTTATAGACACAGAGGAGACAGAAATACAATTGCAAATTGCAGATTGTAAATTACAAAATGCAAAAATGGGGACACAGATTATGGACACAGAGGAGACGGAGTTAAATAGTTTGCCAGTTAGCCAGTTAATTAGTTTATTAGAGACGAAAAGTGACCCTAAAGAGAAGATTAAGGATTGTATTGTAGAGTATGCATATCGTGGAATATCTGTGTTAGATAAGGATAGGAAGCTTGAGGTTCAGAAGTGTAGGATAAGTGATTGTTTGGATGCTGGAGTGTATTCACTTGCTAACCAGTTGAGCCTTATGCAAAATACTATTGTACATAATGGTAGAGGTATATGGGTAGATAAGGGCAAGACAGAGGTTAAGAGTTCAATTATTACAAATTCGTGGGATGCAGGCGTATATGCAACAAATACTGCCGTTGTAGATGTAAAGAATGATACTTTACTTAGTAATGCAACGGGGTTGTGGTATACAAATGGGTCAAGTGGTGAAGTTAAGAATAGCACAATTATGGACAATGAGACTGGTATTCTTACTTCAGGTAGTTCAAGTCCAAGTGTTAAACTCACTAATATAGTAGATAACACGAGTTACGGTGTATACATAGACGAGCGGTCGCAACCTAATCTTGGTGATAAGAATGCGAACAAGGAGTCAAGAAATGTAATACATAACAATAGTAAATACGATGTTTATAATAATACCCCAAACACTATCTGGGCACAGAGAAATTATTGGGGGACTATGGATTTGGATGAAATTAAGACTCATATTTTTGACTATTATGACAATTCAGCTTTGGGCAAGGTAATATTTGAGCCCCTCTGGTCAGGTCCTGACAATCCAGGTGGTGCCAATCAAGTCATTGCCTCTGATATAAAGGGCAGTAATAACCAGTATACAGATCCTGAAGCAGCTTTAGGTACACCAGATGGTGGATTTGTATCTTTAGGTGTAGGTGGCTGGATTGTATTAGAGATGGGTACCACTATCGTTGATGGCCCATGTGCTGACTTTACTGTATACGAGGGTGCGGGAGAGGAATTAAACGAGAGTTTCTACATCTTTGGTAGTAATGATACAATCTCATGGACACCTCTTGGCTCAGGAATTGGAACAGCGTCATTTGACCTCTCAGGTTCTGGACTATCGCAGGTAAAATACATAAAGATTGTAGATGATGGAGATGGCGACTCACTATCTTCTGCACCTGGCTATGACCTTGACGCAGTTGTTGCCATAAATGGGCCACCAGCAGGAATAGAAGAAAGTCAACTCTCAGTACTAAATATCCAAAATCTATTCCAGGTTTCCCCTAACCCATTTGGTTCGGAGGCTAAAATTAGATTTGGCTTACCCAAGAAGGGGGTGGTGAGTTTAAAAATTTACGATATTTCAGGGCGGTTAGTAAAGACTCTGGTAAATAGTAAGAAAGAGCCTGGATATTATAATGTCAGCTTTGATGCAAAAGGACTAGCAACTGGCATATACTTTGCAAAGTTTGAAGCTGGTGGTGGTTATACAAAGACAGAAAAGCTTATTTTGATGCATTAA
- the rpmE gene encoding 50S ribosomal protein L31 has product MKRDLHPEYYDTTITCACGNVVHTRSTKKDLHVEICSKCHPFFTGQEKLIDTAGRIERFKKRYKKV; this is encoded by the coding sequence ATGAAAAGAGACCTCCATCCAGAATACTATGATACAACAATAACCTGCGCTTGCGGTAATGTTGTACACACAAGGTCTACAAAAAAAGACTTACATGTAGAGATTTGCTCAAAGTGTCACCCATTTTTTACAGGTCAGGAGAAACTTATTGACACTGCAGGAAGAATAGAGAGGTTCAAGAAAAGATATAAGAAGGTGTGA
- a CDS encoding HU family DNA-binding protein, which yields MKKADLINAIARDADITKKAAGKAVDCFIDTVSDALARKQTVTLVGFGTFYVAKRAARKGRNPRTGATLNIPSKNVPRFRPGTELRERVR from the coding sequence ATGAAGAAGGCGGACCTTATTAACGCGATTGCGAGAGATGCTGATATTACAAAGAAAGCTGCAGGAAAAGCAGTTGATTGCTTCATTGATACTGTATCAGATGCTCTCGCAAGGAAGCAAACAGTGACACTCGTCGGGTTCGGCACATTCTATGTAGCTAAGAGAGCTGCCAGAAAAGGTAGGAATCCAAGAACAGGTGCTACACTAAACATACCTTCAAAGAATGTTCCAAGATTCAGACCCGGGACCGAACTCAGAGAGAGGGTAAGATAA
- a CDS encoding bifunctional enoyl-CoA hydratase/phosphate acetyltransferase, with translation MISSFKELIEAAKLKGPKRIVVSGGDDPVAIEALRWAAEIGLVEPILVGNEKKIREITKEFEIVPATTEEIPVKAAKLVGSGKADILMKGKISTSAFLRGVLDKSVGLRTQRTLSHIAVVESPLYHKLLLITDGGMIIKPDLNTKCNILMNAIEFAHALGIIYPKIAILAAIETVNPDMQETIDAAEIARMGASGEFGECKVEGPLALDIAVSKEACKLKGIESEVAGDADMLLMPDIACGNISAKSMVWLGGAKIGGIVVGARAPCVMLSRADSKETKINSIAMGVITTPL, from the coding sequence GTGATAAGCAGTTTTAAGGAGCTTATTGAGGCTGCAAAATTAAAAGGTCCAAAACGTATTGTAGTAAGCGGGGGAGATGACCCTGTAGCTATTGAAGCTCTTAGATGGGCAGCTGAAATTGGGCTTGTAGAGCCTATACTTGTTGGAAATGAGAAGAAAATAAGAGAGATTACTAAAGAATTCGAAATTGTACCCGCTACTACAGAAGAAATTCCTGTTAAAGCTGCCAAGCTTGTCGGTAGTGGTAAAGCAGATATACTTATGAAGGGAAAAATATCTACTTCTGCGTTTTTGCGGGGAGTCCTGGACAAGTCTGTAGGACTTAGAACACAGAGGACTCTTTCTCATATTGCAGTCGTAGAGAGCCCTCTTTACCATAAACTGCTTCTAATAACTGACGGTGGTATGATTATAAAGCCGGATCTCAATACTAAATGTAATATTTTAATGAATGCGATAGAGTTTGCACATGCACTTGGGATTATATATCCAAAGATAGCCATTCTTGCTGCAATTGAAACAGTAAATCCAGATATGCAAGAGACTATTGATGCAGCTGAAATTGCAAGAATGGGAGCAAGTGGAGAGTTTGGCGAATGCAAAGTAGAAGGGCCCCTTGCTCTTGACATTGCTGTATCCAAAGAGGCTTGTAAACTCAAAGGAATAGAGAGTGAAGTAGCTGGAGATGCAGATATGCTACTTATGCCGGATATAGCTTGTGGTAATATATCTGCTAAGTCTATGGTCTGGCTAGGTGGTGCAAAGATAGGTGGTATAGTAGTTGGGGCACGTGCTCCATGCGTGATGCTATCAAGGGCAGATTCAAAGGAAACTAAAATTAACTCAATTGCTATGGGAGTGATAACTACTCCACTATAA